GTGCGCCGCCATGCGGATGGCGTCCGGCCCCATGCTCGCGCCCAGTTGCGCCGCGCCCAGTTCTGAGCAGACTTCAATGATCCTGATAGCGTTCATGCTTGAGATGCCTCAGCATCGCTTCCAGCGCGATGAAGTAGGAGTTGATGCCGAAGCCATGCACCACGCCGACGGCGGCGGATGACAGGGCGGAGGGAATATTGCGCTCGTCGATATTGGTCAGGTGCAGTTCCACATACGGCGGGGCGACATACTTCAGGCAATCCCGCAGCGAATAAGCGTTGTAGGTGAAACCCGCCGGGTTGGAGAGAATACCGTCCACGCCCTGCTCCACGCTGGCATAGACTTTGTTGACCGCCTCGCCCTCGATATTGGTGTAGAAAATTTCCAGCTCGTAACCCCAGTCGGTGGCGTGTCGCCGCAGCAGCGCATCCAGCGCTTCCGCCGTGGTGCTGTCGTAGGTATTGCCTTCGCGCCTGCCGAGCGAGTTCAGGTTCGCGCCCTGTATCAACAACAGTTTCATGTTGCCTGCTCCTGCACGTAATCCGCCAGCGTTTGCGTGAAGATGGCGATGCGACGGTTGAAGGCGTCTTGCGTATACCAGGCGCGGCGCGGGCTGAGGATGGTGTTGGGCAGACCCAGAAAACGTTCGTCTTCGTGGTGAATGTCCATGCCCGCATACGACAGCCTGCCGCTTTCCAGTGCCTCGTCCAGGGCGGCAATATCAATCAGCTCATCCGGCGAAATATTGATGAGGATGGCTCCCGGCTTGACCTTCGCCAGTGTGTCGGCGTTGATCAAGTGACGGGAATCTGCGTTTAGCGACAGGGTGAGGAAAATGATGTCGCTTTCCGCCAGCAGGGTGTCCATATCCACTTGGGTGGCGATGTCACTGTCTTTCGGTTTGCGATTGCAAAACACCACCTTGATGCCGAAGCCCTGCAACATGCGGGCAACTTGCGAGCCGATCGCACCCATGCCGATAATGCCCGCCTGCCTGCCGAACAGTTCGATGCCCTGATACTGGAAAATCTGGAAGTCTTCGTTACGGATTTCGCGGTTGTAATCAGCAATGCGCTTGGCGGAGGCCAGCATCAGCGCCATGGCGTGCTCGGCGACCGATGCGCCGGTGAATCCGGGGGTGTTGCGGATGTCGATGCCGTGTTGTTCGCAGTAAGCCTTGTCGATGTAATCGGTGCCTGTGGTGATGGTGATGATCAGTTCCAGTTTCGGCAGTCTGGCAAGGTTTTCAGCGTTTAAATCCATCAGCGTGGTGATCAGGATTTGTGTGTCAGGGTGGGCTTCCAACGACTTCACCAGTGAGAAGCCGCCGGAATGATCCTGCGCCCAGTGCATTTCAATACCGGGAATGTGGTCGAAACAGTCTTGCGGGTAAGGTTCGCGGTCATTCAGGAACAGGCATTGTTTGCTCATGCCGTATTCTCC
The sequence above is drawn from the Thiothrix nivea DSM 5205 genome and encodes:
- a CDS encoding 2-hydroxyacid dehydrogenase, which translates into the protein MSKQCLFLNDREPYPQDCFDHIPGIEMHWAQDHSGGFSLVKSLEAHPDTQILITTLMDLNAENLARLPKLELIITITTGTDYIDKAYCEQHGIDIRNTPGFTGASVAEHAMALMLASAKRIADYNREIRNEDFQIFQYQGIELFGRQAGIIGMGAIGSQVARMLQGFGIKVVFCNRKPKDSDIATQVDMDTLLAESDIIFLTLSLNADSRHLINADTLAKVKPGAILINISPDELIDIAALDEALESGRLSYAGMDIHHEDERFLGLPNTILSPRRAWYTQDAFNRRIAIFTQTLADYVQEQAT
- a CDS encoding type II 3-dehydroquinate dehydratase, producing MKLLLIQGANLNSLGRREGNTYDSTTAEALDALLRRHATDWGYELEIFYTNIEGEAVNKVYASVEQGVDGILSNPAGFTYNAYSLRDCLKYVAPPYVELHLTNIDERNIPSALSSAAVGVVHGFGINSYFIALEAMLRHLKHERYQDH